From Daphnia pulicaria isolate SC F1-1A chromosome 4, SC_F0-13Bv2, whole genome shotgun sequence, one genomic window encodes:
- the LOC124337835 gene encoding E3 ISG15--protein ligase HERC5-like: protein MKLFYCGFNGFGQIKSTNLNDNEKSVKVDCCWPTLIFETETDSFEMFLGWSRLIITTNGDCIVSGYWNGISGFIGSISKGSCLKQVTCTEQFAVGIDRKGMLKKQAIDIKSCDWEDVHIESADEDQSKPVKFVKVLGSEHSVIALDEIGNLHLPPSRMENMQSVFVAIASGKEHFIALNSEGKVYSWGSGSRGQLGHGSIESNEYPQEIEVLGGIKIVQIAAGGWHSCALSESGDVYVWGWNESGQLGLPCRNLSGSASKR from the exons ATGAAACTGTTTTATTGTGGATTTAATGGATTTGggcaaatcaaatcaacaaatttaaatgataATGAAAAATCAGTAAAAGTTGATTGTTGCTGGCCCACTCTAATTTTCGAAACGGAAACCGATTCTTTTGAAATGTTCCTTGGTTGGTCTCGATTAATTATCACGACAA ATGGTGATTGTATTGTGAGTGGATATTGGAATGGAATTTCGGGTTTCATAGGTTCCATCAGCAAAGGAAGCTGTTTAAAACAA GTTACATGTACTGAACAGTTTGCTGTGGGTATCGATAGAAAAGGAATGCTAAAGAAACAAGCAATAGATATTAAATCATGTGATTGGGAAGATGTGCACATAGAGTCTGCTGATGAGGATCAATCAAAGCCTGTTAAATTTGTAAAAGTTTTAGGCAGTGAACATTCTGTTATAGCTCTTGATGAAATCG GCAACCTTCATCTTCCACCTTCACGAATGGAAAACATGCAGTCAGTATTTGTTGCTATTGCTAGTGGAAAAGAACATTTTATTGCCTTAAATAGTGAAGGAAAAGTTTACAGTTGGGGTTCAGGAAG TCGAGGCCAGCTAGGTCACGGTAGCATCGAGTCAAATGAATATCCTCAAGAAATTGAGGTGCTGGGCGGAATCAAAATTGTTCAAATTGCTGCTGGAGGATGGCATAGCTGCGCGTTAAGCGAATCAGGAGACGTTTACGTTTGGGGGTGGAATGAATCCGGTCAGTTGGGTTTACCCTGTCGTAATCTGAGTGGTTCTGCTAGCAAAAGGTAA